A single region of the Oreochromis niloticus isolate F11D_XX linkage group LG19, O_niloticus_UMD_NMBU, whole genome shotgun sequence genome encodes:
- the LOC100708259 gene encoding cell cycle control protein 50A, producing the protein MMASSYNAKEEDGHHSGASSGTGVSKNKKPDNTAFKQQRLPAWQPILTAGSVLPAFFVIGLIFIPIGIGLYVTSNNIKEFEIDYTGVSSDSPCYNCAKNFTWNTTEPCVCTVNFTLHQPFESNVFMYYGLSNFYQNHRRYVKSRDDRQLNGDLSALTDPSKECEPYRKSGDVSIAPCGAIANSLFNDTLVLYYVDSNNSISEIPLVKKGIAWWTDKHVKFRNPAGNGNLTLAFKDTAKPVNWAKPVYELDPLDPENNGFINEDFIVWMRTAALPTFRKLYRIIQKKSGATPTLPNGNYMLNITYNYPVLSFDGRKRLILSTISWMGGKNPFLGIAYITVGSICFCLGVVLLIIHHKYDNRNTSADIPS; encoded by the exons ATGATGGCGTCGAGCTACAACGCTAAGGAAGAGGACGGACATCACTCCGGCGCTTCGAGCGGCACTGGCGTTTCGAAAAATAAGAAACCGGACAACACGGCGTTCAAACAGCAGAGACTTCCAGCCTGGCAGCCCATCCTGACAGCAGGCAGTGTGCTTCCGGCTTTCTTCGTCATTGGGCTCATCTTCATCCCCATCGGCATCGGCCTGTATGTCACATCCAACAACATCAAAGAGTTTGAG ATCGACTACACTGGTGTGAGCAGTGACAGCCCGTGCTACAACTGTGCAAAGAACTTCACCTGGAACACCACAGAGCCCTGTGTCTGCACCGTCAACTTCACTTTGCACCAGCCGTTTGAG AGCAATGTCTTCATGTACTACGGCTTGTCCAACTTCTACCAGAACCACAGACGCTATGTGAAGTCCAGGGATGATAGACAGCTGAACGGTGACCTGTCTGCTCTGACG GACCCCAGCAAGGAGTGTGAGCCGTACCGTAAGAGCGGAGATGTGTCCATTGCTCCGTGTGGGGCCATAGCTAACAGCCTTTTCAACG ACACTCTGGTGTTGTACTACGTCGATTCCAACAACAGCATTTCTGAAATTCCTCTGGTGAAAAAAGGCATTGCGTGGTGGACGGACAAGCATGTGAAATTCAGGAATCCCGCTGGAAACGGCAACCTGACTTTAGCTTTCAAAG ACACAGCGAAGCCGGTGAACTGGGCGAAGCCGGTGTACGAGCTGGACCCGTTGGATCCCGAAAACAACGGCTTTATCAATGAGGACTTCATCGTGTGGATGCGCACGGCTGCATTGCCCACCTTTCGGAAGCTCTATCGCATCATCCAGAAGAAGTCTGGCGCCACCCCAACTCTCCCCAACGGGAATTATATGTTGAACATCACCTACA ATTACCCCGTACTCAGTTTTGATGGTCGCAAGCGGCTGATCCTGAGCACCATCTCCTGGATGGGAGGAAAGAACCCCTTCCTGGGCATCGCCTACATCACCGTGGGCTCCATCTGCTTCTGCCTGGGTGTGGTTCTGCTCATCATCCACCACAAATACGACAACCGCAACACCAGTGCGGATATCCCAAGCTAA